In the genome of Fusarium fujikuroi IMI 58289 draft genome, chromosome FFUJ_chr02, one region contains:
- a CDS encoding related to sugar transport protein STL1, which yields MRTWFGRGKKLQRAVTSCCLCAFVLYGYDQGVFGGILENEDWLRQFNDPGDTLTGFITSSYNLGCLLGCFKNFFVGEKLGRRWTIWVAMGWILVGAALQATSFTRGHLIVGRIVTGVGTGLKTSTVPMVQSEAVSSLQKSCFVGIGIAFAYWWDFAFSFVGGPFAWRWPLAFQAVFAFWVIFVVFGAIEVLSAVYDKPTDHPDILREVESIEAALSIEAEAEGSTSWASTFRKDKVSTRYRVFLAWFVQFMNQAGGINLVVYYILTVLTAKVGLEHRLAQIIAGCIQLMFPIGSLLPTLALDKMGRRSTMMWGSAGLSFSMLMVAALLSQADDTSRGRAFAAGSVAFFFTYMLVFGASMNCVPWVYVPEILPLHARTKGTAIGVSSNWLWNFTVVMITPILINRLQWKAYLIFMATNLIFVPIIFFLYPETSNLALEEVDYIFARGENTVQVAREMQKELALHGRLADDRYPEKAAKMESKSHERSDEFMEHVNA from the exons ATGAGGACTTGGTTCGGTCGTGGCAAGAAACTGCAGCGTGCAGTAACATCGTGCTGTCTCTGCGCTTTTGTTCTTTATGGCTATGACCAAGGTGTCTTTGGAGGCATTCTTGAGAACGAGGATTGGCTGCGACAGTTTAATGATCCTGGTGATACTTTGACTGGCTTCATCACCTCAAGCTATAATCTGGGCTGTTTGCTGGGATGCTTTAAGAATTtctttgttggtgagaaACTTGGTAGACGATGGACTATTTGGGTAGCTATGGGCTGGATTCTCGTTGGAGCTGCGTTGCAAGCAACTTCTTTTACACGAGGACATCTGATTGTTGGAAGAATCGTCACCGGTGTCGGCACTGGTCTCAAGACTTCTACAGTTCCCAT GGTACAAAGCGAGGCCGTCTCGTCTCTGCAGAAGTCATGTTTCGTCGGTATCGGCATCGCCTTCGCATACTGGTGGGACTTTGCCTTCAGCTTCGTCGGCGGGCCATTCGCATGGCGCTGGCCACTCGCCTTTCAAGCTGTTTTTGCATTCTGGGTTATCTTTGTGGTTTTTGGT GCCATCGAAGTGCTGTCAGCGGTCTATGATAAGCCCACTGATCATCCTGACATCCTGCGAGAGGTTGAGTCGATCGAGGCGGCTTTGTCAATCGAAGCTGAAGCGGAGGGAAGTACTTCTTGGGCTTCGACTTTTAGGAAGGATAAAGTTAGCACGAGATATCGAGTCTTCCTTGCTTGGTTTGTGCAGTTTATGAATCAGGCTGGCGGTATCAACCTGGTTGTTTACTACATCTTAA CTGTTCTGACTGCCAAGGTCGGACTTGAACACAGGCTCGCCCAAATCATCGCGGGGTGTATCCAGCTCATGTTTCCCATCGGTTCTTTACTCCCTACTCTGGCTCTGGACAAGATGGGTCGTCGATCTACCATGATGTGGGGATCTGCTGGACTATCTTTCTCGATGCTGATGGTAGCCGCACTTCTATCTCAGGCAGACGATACGTCACGAGGTCGAGCATTTGCTGCTGGATCAGTAGCGTTCTTCTTCACCTACATGCTCGTCTTCGGTGCGAGTATGAATTGTGTTCCGTGGGTTTACGTCCCCGAAATTCTCCCTCTTCACGCTCGAACCAAAGGAACTGCCATTGGCGTCAGTTCGAACTGGCTCTGGAACTTCACAGTA GTCATGATCACTCCCATCCTCATTAATCGTCTTCAGTGGAAGGCATATCTCATCTTTATGGCCACCAACCTCATTTTCGTGCCGATCATCTTTTTCTTGTATCCTGAGACTTCGAACTTAGctcttgaagaggttgattACATTTTTGCTCGTGGCGAGAATACTGTTCAAGTGGCTAGGGAGATGCAGAAGGAACTTGCTCTTCATGGACGTTTGGCGGATGATAGATATCCTGAGAAGGCGGCAAAGATGGAAAGCAAGTCACATGAGAGGAGTGATGAATTTATGGAGCATGTAAATGCTTGA
- a CDS encoding related to 3-oxoacyl-[acyl-carrier-protein] reductase, with translation MTTYHIRDVDNRVEGRLALVTGSSGGIGSAIARALAAEGCDVVLHCNASLHKVEALSRELASAHPGKLFPCVSADLSSRDETRGLVDKVFQDSSISAKHKAVSILVANAGLGRRIRDIQNIEEDDWDSVMEVNARSQFVVVKACLPAMRAQSWGRVILVGSIASTGGGINGCHYAATKGALSSMGKNLSTVLAGEGVTVNTILPAMIGFTDMIPTPKETTWTRKTDLEELKETDPGLAIAASVPVRRLGHPSEVANIAVMMAKTGYLTGQDIILSGGLK, from the exons ATGACTACCTATCACATCCGTGACGTTGATAACCGTGTAGAAGGGCGTCTCGCTCTTGTTACCGGATCCAG TGGTGGAATCGGTTCAGCTATTGCCAGGGCTCTCGCAGCAGAAGGTTGTGATGTCGTACTCCATTGCAACGCCAGTCTG CATAAAGTCGAGGCTCTGTCTAGAGAACTAGCATCGGCCCACCCCGGTAAACTCTTCCCTTGTGTTTCAGCCGACCTCAGCTCTCGCGACGAAACTCGCGGCTTGGTCGACAAGGTCTTTCAAGACTCTAGCATCTCCGCCAAGCACAAAGCAGTATCTATTCTCGTTGCAAACGCTGGCCTTGGCAGGCGTATCCGAGATATCCAGAacattgaagaagatgactgGGACTCGGTTATGGAAGTCAATGCCAGGAGTCAATTTGTGGTGGTCAAGGCCTGCCTGCCTGCTATGAGGGCGCAAAGCTGGGGCCGTGTGATTCTGGTTGGAAGTATTGCGAGCACGGGCGGTGGCATCAATGGCTGTCATTATGCGGCGACCAAGGGAGCTTTGAG CTCGATGGGCAAGAATCTGTCAACTGTTTTGGCTGGCGAGGGAGTTACAGTCAACACT ATTCTCCCTGCAATGATTGGTTTTACAGACATGATCCCGACGCCAAAAGAAAC AACATGGACAAGAAAAACAGATCTAGAGGAACTTAAAGAAACAGATCCTGGCCTGGCCATTGCCGCAAGTGTCCCTGTACGCCGATTGGGCCATCCTTCAGAAGTTGCCAACATCGCTGTCAT GATGGCAAAAACTGGATATCTCACTGGACAAGATATCATCTTGTCTGGTGGTTTGAAATAG
- a CDS encoding related to proteoglycan: MERSKRVRAFWALNLSLLPTVLAAATCSELSGSIYSGPNNNKFDILCDTSTVGGHITAYYSQGDEFQDCVDRCDDDDTCLAALFLSSSGDCALIDTFTSTRSFSGNDLAIRTVVPETTSTEATTSEAPTSTDVTTSEAATSTEAATSTEAATSTEGTSTEATTSVASTAEASTSEAATSQATTSDTLTISATSETSSISSSSVSAEDTTSGLASTSEPLSTSAAVSTTSQLSSSAESTSETSASVESTTATTSTTESLSTSTSSAETSTDDCDDETSSLETSTTVTTSTATGSEIQPTTSTTDKQSSPTTTNESSEVSTSAPLATSTASLSSSLTTTEGQASLSTSLPTSATSQTGSSLSTSSGTTVTQTYTTYSQIASSSGSSSSGTKEVGSKTLSTSGATVIKTTSGGHVATPYPTAYNVWTVYLTLVEYVTCSTGVVTETVTTSEYVTVGSNGGSYGPPVVTTPAGCIGGYQVDASGHSYPVAQPTKDSPANSPGGAYSQPSVHPVPGSPGNSPSGHETGKPHTPTPAAESHGNSQPGQGGKQPSVPGQGSDEPNNSEPQQPQGGATQTVISAYQSGASVNPSPSSAIHQGQQGISTTFTTEASVTEMQVPKSTHSGSSEAGEAPYTPVSVSGANAHQCMVWTLAAGALMGFGLLF; the protein is encoded by the coding sequence ATGGAACGGTCAAAGCGCGTTAGGGCCTTCTGGGCTCTCAAcctgtctcttcttccaactGTGCTGGCTGCCGCCACTTGCAGCGAGCTATCCGGCAGCATTTACAGCGGCCctaacaacaacaaattcGATATTCTATGCGATACTTCTACAGTTGGCGGGCACATCACTGCCTATTATTCTCAGGGAGATGAGTTTCAAGATTGCGTGGATCGAtgcgacgatgacgatactTGTCTTGCTGCATTGTTCCTAAGCTCAAGCGGCGACTGTGCTTTGATAGACACCTTTACGAGCACTAGGTCGTTCAGCGGCAATGATCTTGCTATTAGGACGGTAGTGCCTGAGACGACGTCGACTGAGGCTACTACTTCTGAGGCTCCTACATCAACAGATGTTACTACATCAGAAGCCGCTACATCTACAGAAGCCGCTACATCTACAGAAGCCGCTACATCAACTGAAGGTACTTCGACAGAAGCTACTACATCAGTGGCTAGTACTGCAGAGGCTTCAACATCGGAAGCTGCTACATCTCAGGCAACAACATCAGACACATTAACGATATCAGCGACGTCAGAGACCTCAtcgatatcttcatcatctgtaTCAGCAGAAGATACAACATCAGGATTGGCATCTACATCAGAGCCTTTGTCAACATCTGCAGCGgtatcaacaacctcacaGCTGTCGTCGTCAGCGGAATCTACATCAGAGACCTCAGCCTCTGTGGAGTCCACTACAGCTACTACCTCAACTACAGAGTCATTGTCCACCAGTACCTCCAGTGCTGAGACATCAACTGACGATTGCGATGATGAGACGTCATCCCTTGAGACCTCGACTACTGTGACTACATCTACAGCAACAGGGTCCGAGATACAGCCAACGACCTCAACCACTGACAAGCAGAGTTCCCCCACTACAACCAATGAATCATCCGAGGTCTCCACTTCCGCTCCTTTAGCTACCTCAACTGCGTCATTGTCATCTTCTCTGACGACAACAGAAGGTCAAGCTTCTCTATCAACATCTCTTCCAACCTCTGCTACAAGCCAAACAGGCTCCTCTCTGTCTACGTCTTCAGGTACTACAGTAACTCAGACTTATACAACCTATAGCCAGATAGCCTCCTCGTCTGgttcttcgtcttctggaACCAAGGAGGTTGGCTCCAAGACACTTTCGACCTCTGGTGCCACTGTCATCAAGACAACATCTGGAGGTCATGTTGCAACGCCTTACCCTACTGCTTACAACGTCTGGACTGTTTATCTTACGTTGGTCGAGTATGTCACTTGCAGCACTGGTGTAGTTACCGAGACAGTTACTACTTCCGAATATGTCACTGTGGGCAGTAACGGTGGGAGCTATGGACCTCCAGTGGTTACAACGCCTGCTGGATGTATTGGAGGTTATCAGGTTGATGCTAGCGGCCACAGCTATCCCGTGGCACAACCTACGAAGGATTCTCCTGCCAACTCACCTGGTGGCGCGTATAGCCAGCCATCTGTTCATCCTGTACCGGGATCACCAGGCAACTCTCCATCTGGCCATGAGACCGGCAAGCCTCATACTCCTACGCCAGCTGCAGAATCTCATGGAAACTCCCAACCAGGACAGGGTGGTAAGCAACCTTCTGTTCCTGGTCAAGGCTCTGATGAGCCCAATAATAGcgagcctcagcagccacAAGGTGGCGCTACCCAGACAGTTATCTCTGCATACCAGTCTGGTGCCTCAGTAAATCCTTCACCGTCATCGGCTATTCATCAGGGTCAGCAAGGCATCTCAACGACTTTCACTACCGAAGCAAGCGTTACCGAGATGCAGGTACCTAAGTCCACGCACAGTGGTTCATCGGAAGCTGGAGAGGCACCATATACACCAGTTAGTGTTTCCGGAGCCAACGCACATCAGTGCATGGTTTGGACATTGGCCGCTGGAGCCCTCATGGGGTTCGGACTGTTGTTCTAG
- a CDS encoding monooxygenase-like protein, producing MTVNTIVLDALIVGGGFGGVYQLKRLREEGYNVKLVDVASDYAGVWFWNRYPGARVDSAIPHYEFSDPELWRDWNWTQRFPGSAELREYFSYVAKRWDLRKDTFFNTYISKAVWNEETSKWEIESKDGKKFVARYLLLNTGFAAKRHTPNWKGIDKFNGLWVHPSYWPEKEPDLQGKKIAVIGTGSTGVQLAQELSQVASEFVLFQRTPNMALPMKQIEYSRNDNAISEERYREVYSGRHESYGGFDFNSYPRDTFSDDAETRRAKYEELWTHGDFKFWLANYQDMLAREDANAEAYKFWKSKVRSRVKDPRLQEILAPEKQPYSFGCKRISLENGFYEIFNQPNVSLVDVNATPVVEVTERGIKTTEKEWEFDVVVCATGFDAITGGLKDINISGVSGVKLADKWETGAKTYLGMAVAGFPNMFFTYGPQAPTALCNGPTCAESQGEFIVRVMKYMSTQGRHKIEAREDAEAEWGDKVREFANASLFPKTKSWYMGDNIPGKPRECLIYLGGVPTYTKTLEDCTENGLEGFQLK from the exons ATGACCGTCAACACGATAGTTCTAGACGCACTCATCGTCGGCGGCGGGTTCGGCGGTGTCTACCAACTCAAACGTCTTCGCGAAGAGGGTTACAATGTCAAACTCGTCGACGTCGCCTCTGACTACGCAGGCGTATGGTTCTGGAATCGATACCCAGGCGCTCGAGTTGACAGCGCCATACCCCATTACGAATTCTCCGACCCCGAGCTATGGCGTGACTGGAACTGGACCCAGCGATTCCCTGGCAGCGCTGAGCTGAGAGAATACTTCTCATATGTCGCCAAGAGATGGGATCTCCGCAAGGACACCTTTTTCAACACGTATATCTCCAAGGCTGTGTGGAATGAAGAAACGAGCAAATGGGAAATCGAGAGTAAGGACGGCAAGAAATTCGTCGCACGATACCTTCTCTTGAACACTGGCTTTGCAGCCAAGCGACACACACCTAATTGGAAGGGCATAGACAAGTTTAATGGTCTCTGGGTCCATCCTTCATACTGGCCTGAGAAGGAACCTGATCTgcagggcaagaagatcgcCGTGATCGGAACCGGCTCCACGGGTGTCCAGCTCGCACAAGAGCTTAGCCAGGTTGCAAGCGAGTTTGTGCTTTTCCAACGAACGCCCAACATGGCACTGCCCATGAAGCAGATTGAATACTCCCGCAACGACAATGCAATCTCAGAAGAGCGTTATAGAGAGGTCTACAGCGGTCGACACGAGAGCTATGGTGGATTCGACTTCAACTCTTATCCTCGGGACACTTTCAgtgatgatgccgagacaCGTCGTGCAAAATATGAAGAACTATGGACCCATGGCGATTTCAAGTTTTGGCTTGCAAACTACCAAGATATGCTCGCTCGAGAGGACGCCAATGCCGAAGCCTATAAGTTCTGGAAGTCCAAGGTCCGATCTCGCGTCAAGGATCCCCGCCTCCAGGAGATCCTAGCTCCAGAAAAGCAGCCGTACAGTTTCGGCTGTAAACGAATTTCTCTTGAGAACGGTTTCTACGAGATCTTCAACCAGCCCAACGTCTCCTTGGTAGACGTGAATGCCACGCCAGTTGTTGAAGTTACAGAGCGCGGTATCAAGACAACTGAGAAGGAGTGGGAGTTTGACGTTGTAGTCTGTGCAACTGGCTTCGATGCCATCACTGGTGGTCTGAaggacatcaacatcagcggAGTATCGGGCGTGAAACTCGCTGACAAGTGGGAGACTGGCGCCAAAACGTACCTCGGCATGGCTGTCGCTGGATTCCCCAACATGTTCTTCACATATGGACCTCAAGCACCGACGGCTTTGTGCAATGGCCCGACATGCGCTGAGTCACAGGGCGAGTTCATCGTCAGGGTTATGAAGTACATGTCGACTCAAGGCCGTCACAAGATCGAGGCGCGTGAGGACGCAGAGGCTGAGTGGGGAGACAAAGTCCGGGAATTTGCTAATGCTTCCCTTTTCCCCAAGACTAAATCG TGGTATATGGGGGACAATATCCCAGGCAAGCCGCGCGAGTGCTTGATTTACCTTGGCGGCGTTCCAACTTATACCAAGACGCTGGAAGACTGTACTGAGAATGGTCTTGAAGGCTTTCAGTTGAAATAA
- a CDS encoding related to Putative sterigmatocystin biosynthesis lipase/esterase STCI, whose product MSSYAESWIKFEESLGGVRPVLKGSAEEMRDQFSGLGSILASQAPPFPENKLKISDGEVGGIAYRTYTPLDSETKKLPIGVFYHSGGFVVGGVDSEDGFCRYIALKANVVIVNVGYRLSPEHKAPAHLEDAVSLYEWAFNNAQRIGGNHSNMFTIGTSAGGCLALAVARKVILGQTSLPTDAITGAVALCPVAFHPQNIPAKFQAKHSSYKENKDNVPIVDEESLLQMFDNTDIDLEDKDYFPLLDDTCLKVFPRTYIVTCGMDTLRDDGKVLYDSLSSAGVATKTNHYGNMPHCFWIVPSLPETEVFLNGVISGINWAIKTSD is encoded by the exons ATGTCTTCTTACGCTGAGTCCTGGATCAAG TTTGAAGAGTCTCTGGGTGGCGTTCGCCCGGTCTTAAAGGGCTCCGCGGAAGAAATGAGAGATCAGTTCAGCGGTCTCGGCTCTATCCTTGCATCACAAGCTCCTCCTTTTCCAGAGAATAAGTTGAAGATCAGTGATGGAGAAGTAGGTGGGATTGCATATCGGACCTACACGCCTCTTGACTCTGAGACCAAGAAACTCCCTATTGGTGTTTTCTATCACTCTGGTGGTTTTGTTGTGGGAGGCGTTGACTCTGAAGATGGCTTTTGCCGATATATCGCACTCAAGGCCAACGTGGTTATTGTAAACGTTGGTTATCGATTGTCTCCAGAACACAAGGCTCCAGCTCATTTAGAGGATGCTGTCAGTCTTTACGAATGG GCCTTTAACAACGCTCAAAGAATTGGCGGCAATCACTCTAATATGTTTACCATTGGCACATCCGCTGGCGGCTGTCTTGCCCTTGCAGTTGCCAGAAAGGTGATCCTTGGTCAAACTAGTCTTCCCACGGATGCTATCACTGGAGCTGTTGCACTATGCCCAGTAGCATTCCACCCACAAAACATCCCAGCAAAGTTCCAGGCGAAACACTCGTCCTACAAGGAGAACAAAGATAACGTACCTATAGTCGATGAGGAATCACTTCTCCAGATGTTCGACAACACAGATATTGACCTTGAAGACAAGGATTACTTTCCACTGCTGGATGATACATGTTTGAAGGTGTTCCCTCGAACATACATCGTGACATGCGGCATGGATACACTACGGGATGACGGAAAGGTTCTCTATGATAGCCTCTCTTCTGCGGGTGTGGCTACCAAAACTAACCACTACGGCAATATGCCTCACTGTTTCTGGATAGTTCCATCTCTACCTGAGACTGAGGTGTTCTTGAACGGGGTAATAAGCGGCATCAATTGGGCTATTAAAACCAGTGATTAG
- a CDS encoding related to small s protein — translation MEVAGLTIGAVALVSLFKDCVDLLSMITAARDLGKDAAIMNTKLDVEKMLFLQWSDRVGLLKQGSASTNALLCSPDNRQIVSRVLESIKALLSEGQALQRDYGLKRVEKVGTEPTAGYQGASSFRFAKFLKQFEELNIKPCQTSDADQHSNFKKFTKQFRWIIVDKDKFNSLIDHLSYFNTSLNNLIPMPSVSETTFSKNELIHLKNLAELDLVIEATSNTRPSISEAAVAAKSALISSRVIRSLWFRWYDERRVNIKSPHFKTLQWALDPPSDYLQWDDLNTWLQSASGIYWLSGKAGSGKSTLMKYLHENAKTHALLQTWANGSKLILANFFFYALGKSEQKSQSGLLRSLLYQMLEYDPSVTEHALPHMWREARYNHQGSPELEIPSIEEMATALKVLCSTLHADRKIFFLIDGIDEYEGKDLDIARFIGELESFPNVKILVSGRPHPAFMTAFRQKPKMNLQDLTKRDVATYIQDTVSYHPYMRSLSHQSQYQVDKITEKLAQKASGVFLWVILACRAVVEGCDDFCTMTELEARVDELPKELEDIIEHMLENIDPRWKQDAMRLIHLIYTNEGCQGFDPIPTLGLHLTHEKGLKGDTSLSGISPEEITLSEMEAQCRVMEGRLRSRCCGLLEVHYGHRDETNIEDCIVKFMHRTVYDMLLQPEIASRLFRELERENFDSYAVLSEIWCRMATTPSDSDDIFFNALYPLVLRDAEGHPPAVTLHLLSRLQFVFGQLSLSPWLGAPRYLQHDQKCRRYCNDFSLAFTLAIEMGMDNVVRFVLESKISLKSLLFRHPSLALLRDCQPTRRLKNSHLFSCQKDGKLLQTTYPLLYHAIVQPFRSDYFAYDRNIRQKASLSLTRLIIDMQTDSDEGARLSLQGLEKTNGGKLLQEIDGLVSFDGDEKEGWEEVKKFCEQQLNSEISM, via the coding sequence ATGGAAGTAGCTGGCCTCACCATCGGGGCGGTGGCCCTAGTCAGCTTGTTCAAAGACTGCGTTGACCTCTTGTCCATGATCACAGCAGCTCGCGACCTAGGAAAAGATGCCGCCATAATGAATACGAAGCTCGACGTGGAAAAGATGCTTTTCCTACAGTGGTCTGACCGGGTCGGACTCTTGAAGCAGGGCTCCGCATCCACTAACGCGCTGTTGTGCAGTCCGGATAATCGGCAAATCGTCTCACGGGTTCTGGAAAGCATCAAGGCCCTGCTAAGTGAAGGCCAGGCTTTACAAAGAGACTATGGTCTCAAAAGAGTCGAAAAGGTCGGCACTGAGCCGACGGCAGGCTATCAAGGCGCCAGCTCTTTTCGATTCGCAAAATTCCTCAAGCAGTTTGAGGAGCTAAATATCAAGCCTTGTCAAACTTCAGACGCTGACCAACACAGTAACTTCAAAAAGTTTACCAAGCAGTTCCGCTGGATCATCGTCGATAAGGATAAATTCAACTCGCTCATCGACCACCTTTCATATTTCAATACGTCCTTGAATAACCTTATCCCAATGCCATCAGTATCTGAAACAACTTTCTCCAAAAATGAACTGATCCACCTCAAAAACCTTGCCGAACTTGACTTGGTCATCGAAGCAACATCAAATACGAGACCAAGCATCAGtgaagctgctgttgctgccaaGTCTGCACTTATCTCATCCCGAGTTATCCGCTCCCTCTGGTTCCGCTGGTACGACGAGCGAAGGGTTAATATCAAGAGTCCGCACTTTAAAACTCTACAGTGGGCTCTTGACCCCCCTAGCGACTATCTTCAGTGGGATGATCTCAACACTTGGTTACAGAGCGCGTCAGGCATATACTGGCTTTCTGGGAAGGCCGGGAGCGGCAAGTCGACTCTGATGAAGTATCTTCATGAGAATGCTAAAACGCATGCTCTCCTCCAAACCTGGGCCAATGGCTCAAAGCTAATTCTCGCAAACTTCTTTTTCTACGCTCTGGGGAAATCAGAGCAAAAGTCGCAGTCGGGGCTTCTACGTAGCCTGCTTTATCAGATGCTGGAGTATGACCCAAGTGTTACTGAGCACGCTCTTCCGCACATGTGGCGAGAAGCGCGCTACAATCATCAAGGTTCCCCTGAACTTGAGATCCCGTCCATCGAAGAAATGGCAACTGCTTTGAAAGTTCTGTGTTCAACGCTCCATGCTGACAGGAAGATATTCTTCTTGATAGATGGTATCGATGAGTATGAAGGAAAAGATCTCGATATTGCAAGATTCATCGGCGAGCTTGAATCGTTCCCAAATGTCAAGATTCTGGTGTCGGGTAGACCGCATCCAGCATTCATGACCGCATTTAGGCAAAAGCCAAAGATGAACCTACAGGACTTGACAAAACGCGATGTCGCTACGTATATCCAAGATACCGTGTCTTACCATCCATATATGAGATCATTATCTCATCAATCGCAGTATCAAGTCGACAAAATTACTGAAAAGCTTGCACAGAAGGCGTCCGGTGTCTTTCTTTGGGTTATTCTTGCTTGCCGAGCTGTTGTCGAAGGGTGCGATGACTTTTGCACGATGACTGAGCTCGAGGCAAGAGTTGACGAATTACccaaggaacttgaggatATCATTGAGCATATGCTTGAGAATATCGATCCAAGATGGAAGCAAGACGCTATGAGGCTCATACATCTCATCTACACAAATGAAGGTTGCCAAGGATTCGACCCCATTCCGACACTTGGCCTACACTTGACACACGAAAAGGGGCTCAAGGGGGATACGAGCCTATCAGGAATAAGTCCTGAAGAGATCACTTTGTCAGAAATGGAAGCCCAATGCCGGGTGATGGAGGGCCGACTCAGAAGCCGATGCTGCGGCCTGCTTGAAGTCCACTACGGCCATCGCGACGAGACCAATATTGAAGATTGTATTGTCAAATTTATGCACAGAACTGTTTACGACATGTTATTGCAGCCAGAAATCGCTAGTCGCCTGTTCAGAGAGCTTGAACGCGAAAACTTCGATAGCTATGCAGTCTTGTCCGAGATTTGGTGTCGAATGGCCACTACACCCTCGGATTCTGACGATATCTTCTTCAATGCGTTATATCCTCTGGTTCTCAGAGATGCAGAGGGCCACCCACCTGCAGTTACACTACATCTCCTGTCGAGGCTCCAATTCGTATTCGGACAATTGAGTCTTTCACCGTGGCTGGGAGCTCCACGTTACTTACAGCATGACCAAAAGTGCCGCAGATACTGCAACGACTTCTCGTTGGCTTTCACTCTTGCCATCGAGATGGGCATGGACAACGTCGTCCGTTTCGTCTTGGAGAGTAAGATATCTTTGAAGAGCTTACTCTTTCGTCATCCAAGTCTTGCATTGCTAAGAGATTGCCAGCCTACGCGCCGTCTAAAGAACAGTCACCTATTTAGTTGTCAAAAGGATGGAAAGCTTCTTCAGACCACATACCCCTTACTTTATCACGCTATCGTACAGCCATTTAGAAGTGATTACTTTGCGTATGACCGGAATATTCGGCAAAAGGCGTCGCTGTCTTTGACTCGGCTTATCATAGACATGCAGACGGATTCAGACGAAGGCGCTAGATTGAGCCTCCAGGGCCTTGAAAAGACCAACGGGGGCAAACTTCTACAAGAAATCGATGGTCTAGTCAGTTTTGACGGCGATGAAAAGGAGGGATGGGAGGAGGTGAAGAAATTCTGCGAGCAACAGCTGAACAGCGAAATTTCAATGTAG
- a CDS encoding related to light induced alcohol dehydrogenase Bli-4, translated as MVDHKEILRPKYSFDDNPSLAGKVALVTGANTPDGVGYHIAHQLALKGAKVYIGARNLQKATKAIRTMVAESPQLKPESLVPFAVDMGNFKQVQYAARKVVAEEPRLDILVNNAAVLARPLDKDGNGISVSFGINHLGPFLLTRELLPLLNKTQAEHPGVRIVNVASTAHYDVPAGAKFGSLEDFNATYGSEDEPSANYLRYGYSKLASILHTKELQRRFDQEGVDILALSVHPGGVATNGAAGYLGGRDNDIFRSNLSPFEGAITPLFAAAHPEPAQHRDKYAGSFIMPFGGLKEPTEDANNAELAKQLWTTSEKVVSSVLDCFIWDSILMPMGGIFNIGQKA; from the exons ATGGTAGATCATAAAGAAATACTACGACCA AAGTATAGTTTCGATGATAACCCATCCTTAGCAGGCAAAGTCGCCCTTGTCACAGGAGCCAA CACTCCAGATGGTGTCGGTTATCACATCGCCCATCAACTCGCTCTCAAGGGAGCAAAAGTCTACATCGGCGCCCGTAATCTTCAAAAGGCAACAAAAGCTATTAGAACTATGGTTGCCGAATCACCGCAGCTAAAACCCGAATCTCTTGTTCCATTTGCTGTTGACATGGGCAATTTCAAACAAGTGCAATACGCTGCGAGAAAGGTTGTCGCAGAAGAGCCTCGGCTTGATATCCTGGTTAATAATGCTGCTGTTCTCGCTAGACCTCTTGATAAAGACGGCAATGGCATCTCAGTCTCATTTGGCATCAACCACCTGGGCCCTTTTCTTCTGACCAGGGAGCTGTTACCGCTGCTCAACAAAACTCAAGCTGAACACCCTGGGGTGCGGATTGTGAATGTTGCTTCAACGGCTCACTACGATGTTCCGGCAGGTGCAAAGTTTGGTTCACTGGAGGATTTTAACGCTACTTACGGGAGCGAGGATGAACCATCAGCTAATTACCTTCGCTACGGCTACTCCAAACTCGCAAGCATTCTCCACACCAAAGAACTTCAGCGTCGTTTTGACCAAGAAGGAGTTGATATCCTCGCACTCAGTGTTCATCCTGGAGGAGTTGCAACAAATGGTGCGGCAGGATATCTTGGAGGTAGAGACAACGATATATTCCGATCGAATCTCTCGCCTTTCGAGGGCGCCATCACGCCTCTGTTCGCTGCTGCTCACCCGGAACCAGCTCAACACAGAGACAAATATGCTGGATCGTTTATCATGCCGTTCGGTGGACTTAAAGAACCAACTGAGGATGCGAATAACGCCGAGTTGGCGAAACAGCTTTGGACGACGTCTGAGAAGGTGGTCAGTAGTGTGTTGGATTGTTTTATCTGGGATAGCATATTGATGCCAATGGGTGGAATTTTCAACATTGGGCAAAAGGCATAG